A genomic region of Deltaproteobacteria bacterium contains the following coding sequences:
- a CDS encoding AMP-binding protein, whose translation MSVQWGIGYIPYKRFLLSPDSTAIMYEDEAVTYRQLNEGINRCAHLMQKRSIKKGERVAVLLLNCVEFLEIYFASAKLGAIFVPLNWRLAGPELEYQLNNCSARMLVFHDSFLGSVDLIRTRLKVEEDKFLYLRSGSPELPGLELPRCPDWAGDYRELVSDQSAEEPSPDQPVTMDDPLAILYTSGVTGAPKGAVLSHQQTFFKNFQIGLFIDGHPTDVIIAQMPLFHSGGLFIVTTPALSMGMTIVMRRGFDPNEFAEDIQRYRGTIVFALTTMWRMILETGKLDEIDSSSVRCVVGGGERTPFSLFEDLAARGLYMQQGFGQTENSAMMVVPREDIQRKLGSIGKPGFFTDIWIAGSNGRRLPPGEIGEIVARGPTVMSGYWNMPDETAQVMENGVLHTGDLGYMDEEGFYYIVDRAKDMYRSGGENVYPAEVEKILALHPKISMVAIIGVSDDKWGETGMAFIVPVRGENLTEEEVLGFLDGKVARYKYPTRIRFMDELPLTATMKVKKGELKKRYA comes from the coding sequence CCGGCAATTGAACGAGGGCATCAATCGTTGTGCCCACCTCATGCAGAAGCGGAGTATCAAGAAAGGTGAACGGGTCGCGGTCCTGCTCCTTAATTGCGTCGAATTCCTTGAGATCTATTTCGCGTCGGCGAAACTCGGTGCCATATTTGTTCCTCTGAACTGGCGGCTGGCGGGTCCTGAACTGGAATATCAGCTCAACAACTGCAGCGCCCGGATGCTTGTTTTTCACGATTCGTTCCTGGGAAGTGTGGACCTGATCCGGACCCGCCTGAAGGTCGAGGAGGACAAGTTCCTCTACCTGAGAAGTGGAAGTCCTGAACTTCCCGGCCTTGAACTGCCCCGGTGTCCCGATTGGGCCGGTGACTACCGGGAACTGGTCAGCGACCAGTCCGCGGAGGAACCGTCCCCCGACCAGCCGGTCACCATGGATGACCCGCTCGCGATTCTCTATACCTCGGGGGTGACCGGTGCTCCGAAAGGAGCCGTGCTCTCCCATCAGCAGACCTTTTTCAAGAATTTCCAGATCGGTCTCTTCATCGATGGTCATCCCACCGATGTGATCATCGCGCAGATGCCCCTCTTTCATTCCGGGGGCCTCTTTATCGTTACCACGCCCGCTCTGAGCATGGGAATGACGATCGTCATGCGCAGGGGGTTCGATCCAAATGAATTCGCCGAGGATATCCAGCGATACCGGGGCACCATCGTCTTTGCCCTGACCACCATGTGGCGCATGATCCTTGAAACGGGAAAACTGGACGAGATCGACTCGAGCAGCGTACGATGCGTTGTGGGCGGCGGCGAGCGCACACCCTTCAGCCTCTTCGAGGACCTTGCCGCGCGGGGTCTTTACATGCAGCAGGGATTCGGTCAGACGGAAAACTCGGCCATGATGGTGGTCCCGCGGGAAGACATACAGCGGAAACTCGGGTCGATCGGGAAGCCGGGATTTTTCACCGATATCTGGATCGCCGGTTCCAATGGGAGGCGGCTGCCGCCGGGTGAGATCGGAGAGATCGTGGCCCGCGGCCCCACCGTAATGAGCGGGTACTGGAACATGCCCGATGAGACGGCGCAGGTGATGGAAAACGGTGTCCTTCACACGGGCGATCTGGGATACATGGACGAAGAGGGATTTTATTACATTGTCGATCGGGCGAAGGATATGTACAGGAGCGGCGGCGAGAATGTTTATCCCGCCGAGGTCGAGAAGATACTCGCCCTCCACCCGAAGATCTCAATGGTGGCTATTATCGGGGTCTCCGATGACAAGTGGGGTGAAACGGGAATGGCCTTCATCGTTCCCGTTCGGGGTGAAAACCTGACGGAGGAAGAAGTTCTTGGTTTTCTCGACGGCAAGGTGGCCCGTTACAAGTACCCCACCAGGATCAGGTTCATGGATGAACTGCCGCTGACGGCGACCATGAAGGTGAAAAAGGGGGAATTGAAGAAACGGTATGCATGA
- a CDS encoding electron transfer flavoprotein subunit beta/FixA family protein has translation MGFHIIACIKPVLTKAPDNGIVRTADTAEMNPFDRVALETALTIAGERKGTVTALSMGPGSCAFVLYEAMAMGVHRGVLLNDRRLADSDTLATSTALAGAITALAPFDLVVFGTRTADSDTGQVGPQTAVSLNLPLVTGACSLAVRKKTLRVERKMDEFREIYEVALPAVLTIDPSSVRPRDIPLRGIDDAYSERGIEILTLDDIPITSASVGSVGSPTKVLSMKRVSRERRCEFIEGTTEEQADRVVKLIGESGLVG, from the coding sequence ATGGGATTTCACATTATCGCCTGTATAAAGCCGGTGTTGACGAAGGCACCCGACAACGGGATCGTCCGGACGGCGGACACGGCAGAGATGAATCCCTTTGACCGGGTGGCACTCGAGACGGCGCTGACGATCGCCGGGGAACGCAAGGGCACCGTGACGGCCCTTTCCATGGGACCGGGATCCTGTGCCTTCGTGCTTTACGAGGCCATGGCCATGGGCGTTCACCGGGGCGTCCTTCTGAACGACCGGCGTCTTGCCGATTCCGATACGCTCGCCACATCAACGGCCCTCGCCGGGGCGATAACGGCCCTGGCTCCCTTTGATCTGGTCGTCTTCGGCACCAGAACGGCTGACAGCGACACGGGACAGGTCGGCCCCCAAACGGCCGTATCATTGAACCTGCCGCTGGTCACCGGCGCCTGCTCCCTTGCGGTAAGAAAGAAGACCCTGCGGGTTGAACGGAAAATGGATGAATTCAGGGAGATCTATGAAGTTGCGCTTCCGGCGGTGCTCACGATCGATCCTTCATCGGTACGACCCCGGGACATCCCCCTCAGGGGAATCGATGATGCATATTCCGAAAGAGGTATTGAGATCCTGACCCTCGATGACATCCCGATCACCTCCGCCTCGGTGGGAAGCGTTGGCTCTCCCACGAAAGTGCTTTCCATGAAACGGGTCTCACGGGAGCGACGGTGTGAATTCATCGAGGGAACAACGGAAGAACAGGCCGACCGGGTGGTCAAGTTGATAGGGGAATCCGGATTGGTCGGGTAA
- a CDS encoding sigma-70 family RNA polymerase sigma factor, with translation MDRSGEFYREYRDRIFSYIMRLTGDHYLSGDIMQESFTRYYARYGKGEKNPKILYRIARNVLIDHLRKRKMEEEVGDDTPDRSEDAERRYVVKEEYQNVLKAIQKLNKDDQNILALVLDGEFSYRDISDMTGFSETNVKVRVHRARVTLKKLMMEGDA, from the coding sequence ATGGACCGCTCCGGTGAATTTTACAGAGAGTACAGGGACAGGATCTTTTCCTATATCATGCGATTGACGGGAGATCACTATCTGTCCGGTGATATCATGCAGGAGAGTTTTACCCGGTATTACGCGCGATACGGGAAAGGAGAGAAGAATCCGAAGATCCTGTACAGGATCGCCAGGAACGTCCTTATCGATCACCTGAGAAAGAGGAAGATGGAAGAAGAGGTCGGGGATGATACTCCCGATCGTTCGGAAGACGCCGAAAGGCGGTACGTCGTGAAGGAAGAATATCAAAACGTGCTGAAAGCCATACAGAAACTGAACAAGGATGATCAAAACATTCTCGCCCTGGTACTGGACGGTGAGTTTTCATACCGCGATATTTCCGATATGACCGGTTTCAGCGAGACGAACGTCAAGGTTCGGGTTCACCGGGCGCGGGTGACGCTGAAAAAATTGATGATGGAAGGTGATGCATGA
- a CDS encoding FAD-binding protein gives MGRRKDREIWVFIDRRNERHFNLSLQVMAKARRLARTASAKTAAVIAGDSGKRAAGDALGCLSVDEASRNCLSHGADRVYLFDHSKLEDPRADLYAPVMSNAVASASPLLFLFALTDFGRELAARIARLRATGLIADCIDLTYKDGDFIAACPSWGGEILAEITYAGEFQDTGFATVQPQGIQPVETQGVPGTVERIAVRDLATPRGVKLLSRAYEAKDRKRLEDAQVVVVGGAGLGSADGFSMVRELAAALGGDVGATRPPILQHWVTEDRLIGQTGKRIRPRLLLSAGTSGAVQYTAGIMESGTIMAVNRDPNAPIFQVADVGIVADAATFLPVLTAKVKQVLMRTLADTLQEVTQEGERPLSGFGEKLLKLRESQGWTRESLAQATGQSPESIEQFEKDEISPSVAFLLRLSRALKIDPSTFLHESEKTVIKEQRAQQFTKRTQNYSYQTLTPGAVNEHLRSFMVTIDPRQVHKPVAYKHEGEEFIYVMEGELELILGGRPHKLKPHESIHFNSETPHKLKSISDEPTRCLVVLYTP, from the coding sequence ATGGGAAGAAGAAAAGACCGGGAAATCTGGGTGTTCATCGACAGGAGAAACGAACGGCACTTCAACCTGAGCCTCCAGGTCATGGCCAAGGCCCGCAGGCTTGCCCGGACGGCGTCGGCAAAGACGGCGGCGGTCATTGCGGGGGATTCCGGAAAGCGTGCCGCCGGAGACGCGCTCGGTTGCCTGTCCGTCGATGAGGCATCCCGGAACTGCCTTTCCCATGGAGCGGACAGGGTTTACCTCTTTGACCATTCCAAGCTGGAAGATCCCCGGGCAGACCTGTATGCCCCCGTCATGTCCAATGCCGTTGCATCGGCGTCCCCCCTGCTGTTCCTCTTCGCCCTTACTGATTTCGGACGGGAACTGGCAGCCCGGATCGCCCGGCTTCGTGCCACCGGGCTGATCGCCGACTGCATCGACCTTACGTACAAGGACGGAGATTTCATTGCCGCCTGTCCATCCTGGGGCGGTGAGATCCTTGCCGAGATAACCTATGCCGGGGAATTTCAGGATACCGGCTTCGCCACCGTGCAACCCCAGGGTATTCAACCCGTTGAAACACAAGGTGTTCCGGGGACGGTAGAACGGATCGCCGTAAGGGATCTAGCAACCCCGCGGGGAGTCAAACTGCTTTCACGTGCGTACGAGGCAAAGGACCGGAAACGCCTGGAGGACGCTCAGGTCGTTGTCGTCGGGGGGGCGGGCCTCGGTTCAGCCGACGGATTCAGCATGGTACGGGAGCTTGCGGCCGCCTTGGGCGGCGACGTGGGCGCAACGCGCCCGCCGATCCTCCAGCACTGGGTGACGGAAGACCGGCTCATCGGACAGACGGGCAAGCGCATCCGGCCGCGGCTTCTCCTGTCGGCGGGCACCTCGGGAGCCGTCCAGTACACGGCGGGCATCATGGAATCGGGGACGATAATGGCCGTCAACCGCGACCCCAACGCGCCGATCTTTCAGGTGGCCGACGTGGGCATCGTCGCCGACGCGGCGACCTTTCTGCCGGTGCTGACGGCAAAGGTGAAACAGGTCCTGATGCGTACGCTGGCGGACACCCTCCAGGAAGTCACCCAGGAGGGAGAAAGACCGCTTTCGGGCTTCGGTGAGAAGCTGCTGAAGCTTCGGGAATCGCAGGGATGGACGAGAGAATCCCTCGCCCAGGCGACCGGGCAGTCGCCGGAATCCATCGAGCAGTTCGAAAAGGACGAGATCTCACCGTCCGTCGCCTTTCTTCTCCGTCTCTCCCGGGCGTTGAAGATCGACCCGAGCACATTCCTTCATGAGAGCGAGAAAACGGTCATCAAGGAACAGCGGGCACAGCAATTCACGAAACGGACCCAGAACTACTCATATCAGACGCTCACTCCGGGCGCCGTAAATGAACATCTCCGCTCCTTCATGGTCACCATCGACCCGAGGCAGGTTCACAAACCGGTGGCGTACAAGCATGAAGGGGAAGAATTCATCTACGTGATGGAAGGCGAGCTCGAACTGATCCTGGGAGGCCGGCCGCACAAATTGAAACCCCACGAGTCGATCCACTTCAATTCCGAAACACCTCACAAGCTGAAAAGCATCTCGGACGAGCCGACCCGCTGTCTTGTCGTGCTGTACACACCGTAG
- a CDS encoding glycogen-binding domain-containing protein: MKDYLISMFIDDEMDIDEKMEFVRLIHEERPFKDETVGLLSQEKLLRSDLIENAPAFVHKGSKRFLLPRWRKFFLPAGVLGSALAAALLVVVLFSVFTPLSVTERPPVVSHRFVIYEPDANTVEIAGSFTDWKTLPLKQVAESGYWEITLDVSGGEHRFVYILDGEREYADPTVLARERDDFGGENSILRVGV, from the coding sequence ATGAAGGATTATCTGATCAGCATGTTCATCGATGATGAAATGGATATTGACGAAAAAATGGAATTCGTCCGGCTGATCCACGAAGAAAGGCCGTTCAAGGATGAGACCGTCGGGCTTCTCTCACAGGAAAAGCTGCTGCGCTCGGACCTGATCGAGAATGCCCCCGCCTTTGTTCATAAAGGAAGCAAACGATTCCTCCTTCCCCGCTGGCGGAAGTTCTTCCTCCCGGCCGGTGTGCTTGGATCGGCCCTTGCCGCCGCTCTCCTGGTGGTGGTCCTTTTTTCGGTTTTCACGCCCCTTTCCGTGACGGAAAGGCCGCCGGTGGTTTCCCATCGCTTCGTCATCTATGAACCCGACGCAAATACTGTAGAGATCGCCGGCAGTTTCACGGACTGGAAAACACTTCCGCTCAAGCAGGTGGCGGAGAGCGGTTACTGGGAGATCACCCTTGACGTATCCGGGGGGGAGCATCGGTTTGTCTACATTCTTGACGGTGAACGGGAGTATGCCGACCCGACGGTCCTGGCACGGGAACGGGACGACTTCGGCGGCGAGAACTCTATCCTGCGCGTGGGGGTATAA
- a CDS encoding acyl-CoA dehydrogenase family protein, translating into MNTFLTEKQQVLRRSVRSFCERELGPIAAQIDQEARFPWEVVEMMGKLGYFGIQVPKDLGGAGLDSLSYAVTIEEISRVCGALGLCVTVHNSVAVYPILQFGTEEQKKRWIPPLARGEKIGAFCLTEPNAGSDAAGIESTALRQGTQYVINANKVFVTNGGVADICLIFARTDPAAGRRGISVVVAERGVPGFVVGDVEDLCGVRANPVSSIRLYDCKVPMNNLLGAEGMGLTIGMVALDTGRVGIAAQAVGIAQAALEESSRYATQRRQFGVAIGKHQFIQAMLADMATQVEAARLMVYRAALLRDQGKSFSQASAMAKLYASEISSTVTDRAVQIHGGYGYSKSYAVERYYRDARVTRIYEGTSEIHQIVIARSVLSEYE; encoded by the coding sequence ATGAACACCTTTCTCACGGAAAAACAGCAGGTCCTCCGCCGTTCGGTGCGGTCCTTCTGCGAGAGGGAGCTTGGACCCATCGCGGCCCAGATCGACCAGGAAGCCCGGTTCCCCTGGGAAGTCGTGGAAATGATGGGCAAGCTCGGGTACTTCGGCATACAGGTACCGAAAGACCTGGGCGGCGCGGGTCTCGATTCCCTCAGTTACGCCGTGACCATCGAGGAAATATCGCGTGTCTGCGGAGCGCTCGGTCTCTGTGTCACCGTCCACAACAGCGTGGCCGTCTACCCCATCCTTCAATTCGGCACGGAGGAACAGAAGAAGCGGTGGATACCGCCTCTTGCCCGGGGCGAAAAGATCGGCGCCTTCTGCCTGACGGAACCGAACGCCGGTTCCGACGCGGCGGGCATCGAGTCGACGGCCCTGCGGCAGGGCACGCAATATGTTATCAACGCAAACAAGGTGTTCGTGACCAACGGCGGCGTGGCCGACATCTGCCTGATCTTCGCCCGGACCGATCCGGCGGCGGGGCGACGGGGGATCAGCGTTGTTGTGGCCGAACGGGGTGTTCCCGGTTTCGTCGTCGGTGATGTGGAGGACCTCTGCGGGGTCCGCGCGAACCCCGTCAGCTCGATCCGCCTTTATGACTGCAAAGTACCCATGAACAACCTGCTCGGAGCGGAGGGAATGGGGCTTACCATCGGCATGGTCGCCCTCGACACCGGCAGGGTGGGTATCGCCGCGCAGGCGGTGGGTATCGCACAGGCGGCCCTCGAAGAATCATCGCGATACGCCACCCAGCGGCGGCAGTTCGGGGTCGCCATCGGAAAGCATCAGTTCATACAGGCGATGCTCGCGGACATGGCGACGCAGGTCGAGGCGGCGCGGCTCATGGTGTACCGGGCGGCGCTGCTGAGGGACCAGGGGAAATCCTTTTCACAGGCCTCGGCAATGGCAAAGCTCTATGCTTCGGAAATATCGAGCACCGTTACGGACAGGGCCGTTCAGATCCACGGCGGCTACGGCTATTCGAAGTCCTATGCCGTGGAGCGATATTACCGGGATGCACGGGTCACCCGGATCTACGAGGGAACATCGGAAATTCATCAGATCGTCATCGCGCGGTCCGTCCTGAGCGAATACGAGTAA
- a CDS encoding acyl-CoA carboxylase subunit beta, whose protein sequence is MDDRYRESLERVRNIKAAARQGGGDEKITRLHEKGKMSARERVAYLLDEESFVEHNLVIGHLEGIPADGLVAGHGTIAGRTVCVYAQDTTVRGGSIGPMHGFKMYRTIEWALDMGVPCIGILDSPGARVPDMDSRSVFGEAMEKHGGAVFYPNTQASGLIPQISAVMGSCAGISVYSPALTDFIYMVDGQSHMFVTGPAIVGVVTGETVTKDELGGAEMHCRKSGLADGRFPGERELLDAVKELLTYLPQNADESPATIDAGDDPERSTEELIDIVPSSSSRAYDVRKAVSCIVDGGRFFEIKAEFAPEVVVGFARLGGMAVGIVANQPRVLAGCLTVDSSDKQTRFMRFCDCFNIPLIMLVDTSAYLPGKDQEQKGLIRHGAKVLYALCESTVPRIGLVMRKAYGGGNLGMGVIPGQTGTDMLYYWPTAELGVMGAQASVELYFGDAIAKAENPEEMREQLLSAYRERYANPLREASANPFINDVIEPRDTRRALIRSLRFLSTKRRPPRYPKRHGNMPV, encoded by the coding sequence ATGGATGACAGATATCGTGAAAGCCTGGAACGGGTAAGAAATATAAAAGCCGCGGCCCGGCAGGGCGGTGGTGATGAAAAGATCACCCGGCTCCATGAAAAGGGAAAAATGTCGGCCCGGGAACGGGTGGCATATCTCCTGGACGAGGAAAGTTTTGTGGAACACAACCTCGTGATCGGCCATCTGGAAGGTATTCCCGCAGACGGCCTTGTCGCGGGACACGGGACCATCGCGGGCAGGACGGTCTGTGTGTATGCGCAGGACACGACGGTCAGGGGCGGTTCCATCGGCCCCATGCACGGGTTCAAGATGTACCGGACCATTGAGTGGGCGCTCGACATGGGAGTTCCCTGCATCGGTATCCTCGATTCTCCGGGCGCCCGCGTACCGGACATGGATTCCCGCAGTGTTTTCGGCGAGGCCATGGAAAAACACGGTGGTGCCGTTTTCTATCCCAACACCCAGGCCTCGGGGTTGATTCCGCAGATTTCCGCCGTCATGGGGAGTTGCGCGGGAATATCCGTGTATTCACCGGCCCTGACGGACTTCATTTACATGGTGGACGGGCAGAGCCACATGTTTGTCACCGGTCCCGCCATCGTCGGTGTCGTGACGGGGGAAACCGTCACCAAGGATGAACTGGGCGGGGCCGAAATGCACTGCAGAAAATCGGGACTGGCGGACGGCAGGTTTCCCGGTGAACGGGAACTTCTGGATGCCGTCAAGGAACTACTGACCTACCTGCCGCAGAATGCCGATGAAAGCCCGGCAACTATTGATGCCGGTGATGACCCGGAACGATCGACGGAAGAACTGATCGACATCGTTCCTTCCTCGTCTTCGCGGGCATATGATGTACGCAAGGCCGTTTCCTGCATTGTCGACGGCGGTCGTTTTTTCGAGATCAAGGCCGAGTTCGCCCCGGAGGTAGTGGTGGGGTTTGCGCGGCTTGGCGGCATGGCGGTCGGGATCGTCGCCAACCAGCCGCGGGTGCTCGCGGGGTGCCTGACCGTGGACAGTTCGGACAAACAGACCCGGTTCATGCGGTTCTGTGACTGTTTCAATATCCCCCTGATCATGCTCGTCGATACTTCGGCCTATCTGCCGGGAAAGGACCAGGAACAGAAAGGCCTGATACGGCATGGCGCCAAGGTCCTCTACGCGCTCTGCGAATCGACGGTGCCCCGGATCGGACTCGTGATGCGCAAGGCTTACGGGGGTGGTAATCTGGGAATGGGCGTCATACCGGGCCAGACGGGAACCGACATGCTCTATTACTGGCCGACGGCCGAACTGGGTGTCATGGGGGCTCAGGCTTCGGTCGAGCTCTATTTCGGTGATGCCATTGCAAAGGCTGAAAATCCCGAGGAAATGCGGGAACAGCTCCTCTCGGCATACCGGGAACGGTACGCCAACCCGTTGCGGGAAGCCTCGGCGAATCCTTTCATCAATGATGTCATAGAACCCCGCGACACACGGCGGGCCCTTATCAGGTCCCTGCGATTCCTGTCGACGAAACGCCGACCGCCGCGGTACCCGAAGCGTCACGGGAACATGCCCGTGTGA